gagagagagagagagagagagagagagagagagagagagagagagagagagagagagagagagagagagagagagagagagagagatagcaattaGTTTTTTGCCTAAAGATATATTACTCAGAGTACCTCTGTCCATTTTCCAGCACATGGAGCATCGACCTGGCATACCTGCTACAGAGGTTTCAAATAAGACACAGGTATAAAACAGTCACTCTAGGAGTTGATCCCGGATTCTGCACTGAAAGCTTTTATGATCACGTTCTTGATAAGGTAATCATAATCCGTATAGTTTATATTAACCTCACATCAGGCACAAACATTGCAGTGGTCGAGATATTGAATAGAATGTTTTATATGAAGATAACTGCCATAATATGATAGAGATGCATTTGAATTAATCCAtgcaatgattatttttaatccACTCAACTGTCCTGCAGGATGCTCAGAGAGTCCTGGATCGGTTTCGTGATGCCAGCAGGAACGGTGTGGTGGTAGAGCAAGGAAGTAGTACTATCAATGACATTCTGGCCCACCTGCAACAGGATGGACCCGTCATTGTGCTTACCAATGCCCACCTCCTCATCTGCAACAGATGTGAAAGGGCGATGCCCCAACTGCGCTCCTGCCTGCCCTGCTCCCCTCCATACCAGGGCCACTATATTCTCCTCATTGGCTATGACTTGAGGAAGAATCACCTCTATTACAGGAATCCGTCTTTTAAGAATCGCATTTGTTCAATTTCTTTTAGTAAGCTTGATGAGGCTAGACAGAGTTATGGGACAGATGAGGATGTCATATTTATTTACACTAGTCCAAAGCCTCAGGGGTCATCTTGAgagtagttatatatacatatatatatatatatatatatatatatatatatatatatatatatatatatatatatatatatatatatatatatgtatatatatatataaatatatatatatatatatatatatatatatatatatatatatatatatatatatatatatatatatatatatatatatatatatatatatatatatatatatatatatatatatatatatatatatatatatatatatatatatatatatatatatgtatatatatatatatatatatatatatatatatatatatatatatatatgtatatatatatatatatatatatatgtatatatatatatatatatatatatatatatatatatatatatatatatatatatatatataggtatgtatgtatatatatatatatatatatatatatatatatatatatatatatatatatatatatatatatatatatatatatatatatatatatatatatatatatatatatatatatatatatatatatatatatatatatatatatatatatatatatatatatatatatatatatatatatatatatatatatatataggtatgtatgtatatatatatatatatatatatatatatatatatatatatatatatatatatatatataggtatgtatgtatatatatatataggtatgtatgtatatatatatatatatacatatatacatatatatatacatatatatataaatatatatgtatatatatatatatatatatatatataggtatgtatgtatatatatatatatatatatatatatatatatatatatatatatatataggtatgtatgtatatatatatatataaataaataaatatatatatatatatataaatatatatatatatatatatgtatatatataaatatatatatatatatatatatatatttgtatatatatatatatatatatacatatatatatatatatatatatatatatatatatatatatatatatatatatatatatatatatatatatatatatatatgtatgtatatatatatatatatatatatatatatatatatatatatatatatatatatatatatgtatataggtatgtatgtatatatatatatatatatatatatatatatatatatatatatatatatatatatataggtatgtatgtatatatatatatatatatatatatatatatatatatatatatatatatatataggtatgtatgtatatataggtatgtatgtatatatatatatatatatatatatatatatatatatatatatatatatatatatatatatatatatatatatatatatatatatatatatatatatatatatatatatatatatatatatatatatatatatatatatatatatatatatatatatatatatatatatatatatacatatatatatatatatatatatatatatatatatataggtatgtatatatatatatatatatatatatatatatatatatatacatatataggtatgtatatatatatatatatatatatatatatatatatatatatatatatatatatatatataggtatgtatatatatatagttatgtatatatatatatatatatatatatatatatatatatatatatatatatatatatgtaggtatgtatgtatatatatatatatatataggtatgtatgtatatatatatatatatatatatatatatatatatatatatatatatgaatatgtatgtatacatatatataggtatgtatgtatatatatatatatatatatatatatatatatatatatatatatatatatacacacatatatatatatatacatatctatatatatatgtatatatatatatatataggtgtatgtatatatatatatatataggtgtatgtatatatatatatatataggtgtatgtatatatatatatataggtgtatgtatatatatatatatataggtgtatgtatatatatatatataggtgtatgtatatatatatatatatatataggtgtatgtatatatatatataggtatatatatatatatatatatatatatatatatatatatatatatatatatatatatatatatatatatatatatatatatatatatatatatatatatatatatatataggtatgtatgtatatatatatatatatattggtatgtatgtatctatatatatatataggtatgtatgtatatatatatatatatatatatatatatatatatatatatatagatatatatatatatatatatatatatatatatatatatatatatatatatatatatatatatatatatatatatatatatatatatatatatatatatatatatatatatatatatatatatatatatatatatatatatatatatatatatatatatatataggtatgtatgtatacatatatatatatatatatatgtatatatttatatatataggtatgtatgtatatatatatatatatatatatatatatatatatatatatatatatatatatatatatatatatatatatatatatatatatatatatatatatatgtatgcatatacatgtatgtgtatgcatatacatgtatgtgtatgcatatacatgtatgtgtatgcatatacatgtatatgtatgcatatacatgtatgtgtatgcatatacatgtatgtgtatgcatatacatgtata
This genomic stretch from Penaeus vannamei isolate JL-2024 chromosome 28, ASM4276789v1, whole genome shotgun sequence harbors:
- the LOC113809307 gene encoding protein GUCD1 isoform X2 → MGGSRSLDQVLLNIDHIQQRHTWDCGLACIMMVLPPLQRSKLSSSLYQICEEEGFDKSTWSIDLAYLLQRFQIRHRYKTVTLGVDPGFCTESFYDHVLDKDAQRVLDRFRDASRNGVVVEQGSSTINDILAHLQQDGPVIVLTNAHLLICNRCERAMPQLRSCLPCSPPYQGHYILLIGYDLRKNHLYYRNPSFKNRICSISFSKLDEARQSYGTDEDVIFIYTSPKPQGSS
- the LOC113809307 gene encoding protein GUCD1 isoform X1 — translated: MDGYPVSITGEAVRMGGSRSLDQVLLNIDHIQQRHTWDCGLACIMMVLPPLQRSKLSSSLYQICEEEGFDKSTWSIDLAYLLQRFQIRHRYKTVTLGVDPGFCTESFYDHVLDKDAQRVLDRFRDASRNGVVVEQGSSTINDILAHLQQDGPVIVLTNAHLLICNRCERAMPQLRSCLPCSPPYQGHYILLIGYDLRKNHLYYRNPSFKNRICSISFSKLDEARQSYGTDEDVIFIYTSPKPQGSS